DNA from Clupea harengus chromosome 2, Ch_v2.0.2, whole genome shotgun sequence:
CTCCCTCTCGCTCGACCATAACAACATCTCCTTCATCACCCCGGGGGCCTTCAAGGGCCTGCCCAACCTGGTCGATCTCCGGATGGCCAACAACGAGTACATCCGCTACCTGCACACGCGCACCTTCACCTCGCTGAAGCGCCTGGTGCGGCTGGACCTGTCCAACTGCAACCTCTTCAGCATGCCCGACCGGATCTTCTTGGAGCAGGTGGACCTCCGCGAGCTCTTCTGCTTCCAGAACATGTTCCGGCGCGTTCCGGGGCCCCTCCGGGACATGGAGAACCTGACTCATGTTTACCTGGAGCGGAACAGGATCGAAGCGGTGGCCTACAACTCTCTGCTGGGCCTCACCAGTCTGAAGTACCTGAACTTGCAGGAGAACCGCATCAACGTCATCCACGACAACTCTTTCCAGGATCTGCGCAAACTTGAGAACTTTTTCCTGAACGACAACCTGCTGTCTGACCTTCCGCAGTACATCTTCAAGGGCATCTCCTCCCTCAAGATGCTCAACCTCGGCGGAAACTTTCTCACCAACGTCTCCAAGACCTGGTTTGGGGATCTGGTGGAGCTGGAAGTGCTGTACTTGGACCGAAACCGGCTGCTGTACATCGAGGAAGGCGCGTTCGAAAACCTCACCAGCCTCATCACGCTGCACCTCAACAGCAACAACCTCACCGTCCTGCCCTTCCCCACTTTCCAGCCCATCTACTTCGTTGCCCACCTGTACCTCTTCCGCAACCCTTGGGAGTGCGACTGCAACCTGGAGTGGCTCAAGGAGTGGATGGAGAACTACAAGCTGGTGAGGGACATCCCCTGCGCCAGCCCGTCCTCCGTGGCCAGCCTGGACCTCAGCGAGGTGGTGTACGCCCGCCTCAACGGCACCTGCGTGGATCCGGTGGAGCTCAACCTGACCACGGCCGCGCCCGAGTTCCCCACCACTGAGAACAGGCTCAACAGCCTCATCTCCAAGCTGCTCCAGCAGGAACTGAAGGAAGAGGCCACCAACTCATCCGAGAGCCTCCGCAACGGAACGGATCTGGCCGAGAGCCAGGTGTCAGCCGGAACACGCCTCTTCTGCTCCAGCCAATGGCTACTGCTGTTACTGTTCGCTTGCCTGCACTTCGGCCAGCCAGACGCCTCGGTGGTATTCTCTCAGCATATTAACAGGCTGTGAAAAGTTTGGCAAAGTGttttgagagagtgaggaatCCAGTTTTCTATGGCACTAGGATGAAAGGGTTGGATTCAGAGACTGGGCTGTCAACTAAAATCCTGCTTTCCTGGAAAGGCTGATTTTAAGTTGCTACAgtaggggaaagaaagaatatTCTCATGTGATAGAGTTCTGGACTACTTTTGGCTTCAGGGATGGACAGAATTATGAGACTGATGCATGGCTTCATGTAAAACAAACAAGCTATCGTTTTACTTTACCAGTGCAGATTAAGTGTGAAACAATACAGGGCATACCACTTAcaagtattatttttttttttgtggcgaGTGGAAACGGCCTTACTAGCCAGAGAACAGCACTTCATTTTGCTCCCAAATCGTCTAATACCGAAATGACGGGATTTGCAGAGTATTAAATtaatgtttaacacacacacacacacacacactctaaacgcTTTCACTTGCATAACATTCCATCGTTTACACCAAGGTGAAGATTTATATATGGTAGATAGCGCTAGCTGTGGCGCAGCATCACTTTAACAGATGGTATGACGCGCTTGCTTTTTGCTAGTATTCATTCAGTGAATTTTAGATGCTCTAGCTTTTAATGAACGCTTTAATCTCTCGCCCTAGCGCCGGGCTTATCAGCGCGGGCCAAGTAAGCTCCTCCATATCGTACGCAAATGGAATGGGTTTATCTTTGCATTTTTTCTTCTGCTTATGGCATCTTTGCTCGCATTCAGGCACCGTATTATGTGGCAGTGAGGTCATTCTTCGGCCGCGCAGACATGCGTCTTTTCCAAGCGCTCTCCAGACACATGGACCTTAAGAAAACATCCGTATAGTGTTGTATTTGTGCACATCAGGTCTGCGATGGTGTTCTTCGTTCTGTTTTTAAATTAACAGATTACTTTAACCTGTGGCTCTGCTCACGTGTATGAGAAATTATGCTGTCGGGAAAAACATTCCGAATTGTGCATGTTCCAACACATCTGCTTGATCTTATTCCATTGCCAATAACAATTTATGAAAAATGATTTCTATAGGCTATCCGGTTAAATTAAAATGCAGAGCAACATGTATTTGGCATACGGGCTCATATTTGTTCGTTAGCACTCATTTGCAAGAGATTTGGTCCAACACTTGACATGTCACTTGTCACACAATGTTTCATCTCACCTGTAAACTGACAGTGGTCTTCTCCTGAGACGGTTTTATTCCGTCTTGGCAACTCTGCGATGTTATTTTGTTTACTAAGCATATGGATGACATTGATTTATGAGATTGATTAAGTATTTCTATGCGGCACAGAGACTGACCCCCAGGTTTGTGGTGTAAGATGACTAAAGTTCTGAACTCTGAGAGATGTAGACTAATTGAATCTGTATACCATCCATCTGAATAAATATCGTCTTTCTGAGTACATCGGACTCACGCTTGCTCTTAATTATATTTGGTGATTTTTGCTTCTTTATTCTCTACAAAACAGCTAGACATATTGAGGGGAGAGTTGCATCACGGAGTCCTATTTCTTAATTTATGTAACTAGGCGTGAATTTTGTCCATTGCCTAGATTAAGTTACTGCTATGCTGTGCTCTTACGGAGCACTGCAAAATGACGACACTTCTCTTTGCTATGGCCTTGCGTAACGTCTTCACCTAGTGAGAAGAACGCAGACATTTGTGCGTCACTGCGGGGTGACTGAACAGGTTCGAACTTGGTGTGTCACAGCAATGCTCATGGCCAGGTATTTCAGAAATGTATGTGAAAAAAGATCTGGTGATGTCACAAGAAGATAGGACTAGCAGAAACTACTACACTAACTGCAAAGTTGTGAAATCATTCACCGTTCTTGTTTGTGAATAAAACTCTCACTTAAAAAAGATTTCAAGGACAAGTGTCCACCTCCTTTATAACCCCTACCCACAGACAGCCTCTCTGATCCTTGCGTGTGTTAATAATCCTTATAAGTATGAACGTGTGGTCTCAGCTCGTGCCTGGATTCTCTGGGACTGCTACCTCAATGCCCATGCTGAGCGGCCCTTCTCATATGGTGCACTGGTGGTgagcacactcagacacaaaggtGTGATCTAAACCTCTGAAGATGTGGGATGAGTTTCTCACTGCTTTACATCAATGTGTTCACCTGGGAAGGGGCTTGGAGGAAGtgactttgtttttgtctgctgAAAGGGGATTATTGGTTTACATTAAGTTCTTAGTGAGATTATTAGCTGTTGACAAAATCTACAAGAAACCAGTTTTTCCGAGATTTATAACTGAAAAAGACATGGCTTTAAGATGCCATTTTTTCCAGAAGTGGTGTGATCCCAGATCAGAAAGTAATCCCACTCCTTTGCTAGTGTCTTGAAGCCTCACCACGTCTCCTGACTCCCAGTTCAGTTTGCACTGGGCTTTCTGTATTCACTGGACTTGCGTCATGTGATTATCATCAAGAGGAATGATAACACCATCAAGAAGTGGTTTATACCAGGCTGAGTATCCTGTCTCACCCACCTGGTTTTACTAATCAGTGTTGACACCGAGTCAGCAGATTCTACATGAGCCAACTAAACCAGGGGGTGGAGCGCCATCATCCAGTTCAGTCATTCAACCAGCACCTTTATTTTCAATGACTCACTCTGGTGTAGGCAGACATTTTATTAGTACAACCAAATGCATGACGGGTCTGGGTTTTTATTAGCCTGCCTGGACTTTCACTGCTCTGTGGGCTCAGGCTATGGAGCTGGGTTGGGGTGATCCTCCAGCCTTTCTCCCTGTCTGACGTGACCTGACCTGTCATGTCCGCCCCCGACGGACCCTGTCAGGGTTGGGAGTTTACTGGGCAGCTCTGTGCCTAATGATGGTGCCAGGGCAAAGACAGACGGAGGAGAGAGTCACCTACAcccacactttcaaacacacttgCTGATTAGTCATGCAAGTTGCGGACACAgtcttgagcacacacacacacacatacacacatacagtactgcAGACAGAGTACTTAGGCTCAGACACTTGATCAGGATATGACCTAGCACAGCTGCagtggaaaaacagagagagagagtgcagaaaaGATAGAGGAGAGGTAGAAGGGTTTCCATTCAGAATGCCTCTGCCAGCTCCTACTGCGAGCTTCAGCCAAAAGGGCTTTCATACCAGACCCTGAAAAACAAACTAAGCCAGCTGAAGAATAATCAAGGACCaggagacacagaaagacaccATTCAGGGACCAGGTTTTCAACACATAAAaggaaatatatttaaaaaactgTTCATACTGAAGAACTGCTATGTCATCAGCAGAGGAATTTACACAGGGCAGTTTGAAAGTAAACAGTTTGTCATATACATGGTTATTATTCGGATGCACAAAccacttttttattttcttgtgtTTTGCAACTTAATtcactttgtcttttttttttgcaaaacgTTGTGCACCTCTTTTTTTGAAACAATGACACAGAGAATAAAAATCAGCATTATTTTCCTTTGATTTCAACTTAATTAGAACAATAATACTCTCAGACAACAACTGGTTTTCCTCACTGAAATGGCAAATCTGGAATAGAGTTAGTATTATTTTTTAATCCCCCTTATGTACCCTACAATAAATCAAATTGAGACAATTTACAAACACATCTCACTACATGGTTGATAAAAATCATTCGGTTCAGAAAGTCGCCCCGAAATGCATGGGATGTGCATAGGTGTCATTTtcttgtcatcttttttttgaatgatttttattcgttttttttccacctttcactcttgcttttgtttttttattttttatttttcttcttttcgtCACTTGTCCGGCTTCCCTTGAtttgagtttttcttttttaagtcaGACGAATGGAATGTTTTCTGCTCTGACTGACAGCAGATGGACAGctaacactgagagagaaagagagagaaagagagagagagagagagagagacagagagagagagagatagtcagagagagagagagagatagtcagagagaaagagagagagcatggaagCTTTTTGCGAATGTTCACATGCAGAAGACCTCATTCAAatctctaacacatttatgtattcatttagaGAGACAGTATCTTGGGGGAGCGCACAactgctgcagacacacagtggGAGCTTGTACCGTtgttgagtgtgagagagagagagagagagtgtgtgtgtgtgtgtgtgtgtgtgtgtgtgtgtgtgtgtgtgtgtgtgtgtgtgtgtgtgtgtgtgagtgtgtgtttgatagtgcACCATAAGGCAGAAGAGATCATTTGGGAATCGATCACAAACGCAGTGTGCTACGCAAGGCTAAAAATGGAGGGAAGCCTCTCGAAATGGATCAGAAGTAGAGGCTGCAATGGCGTGGGAGACGATGGCGCTGTGGTTCGTCTGTGTGCTTTTCCTCAGATTTACAGAGTAGTGCTCGAACCAGCCACGTCTGGGTCACAGATGGGCAAAACCTTACTTGATTTgcaaagtaaaaacaaaaacactacaCTGCACCACTACCATGATGACTTGCGACATGAACATGGGCAGGGGTAGGGGGGATTAgatactgtctctttaaaatAAAAGTCTACAAAATGTTGCCTCCTAGCTATAAGGACATGACaatatttaattcaatttttatgtttttttttctttttcttccatctcTTTTTGTAAATACAACACTACGTCTAGGTAGTCTGTAAGGGGGCCGAGACTGACTGCAGGTCATGTACATTGAGGTTGTCTGAGCATCAGAGgtacatttctctttttgtttttctccaggGAATGATGAAGATTTGAAGAGATGCATTGCAAAgaagggggggacagagagggggtcACTTGGACTTAGGGCTGAGGGATAGATTAGGTCACTAGgggacatctgtgtgtgtatctgtgtgtgtgtgtgcgtgtctgtgtgtgtgcgtgtaggcgtctgtgtgtgtgtgtgtgtctatgtgctctAGTAGACCCAGGAGACGGGCACCCATTGGGCGGTGGTGGACACCAGGTCGATGGCTTCCTCCAGGTGTCTGATGGTCTCGTCGATCTCATTGTTGATGATGGTCAGGTCGAAGTAGTGCGCGTACgtcttctgcaggatctctgaCTCCTTCTGCAGCCGCTGCAACGACTCGTCCtatggggggggagaggggaagagatgatGAGAataagtactgtgtgtgtgtgtgtgtgtgtgtgtgtgggtgtgtgggtgtgtgtgtgtggagagttacagatggatggataaaaACGGGACAAGTGAACTGAGGTGAAATGGGCCTGCACAGAAATAATACAAGTTGCCTCTCTGACCACACTGGCTATTTTTTTGCTAAGCATCTTGGGATAATAGAAAGGAGCTAACAAGGGACTAGCAGATATGGGGGATAGCCGTAGAGAAATAAAGATTCTATTCTGCTCTATAACTGAGTATCATCCCGCTCTTGACTACAAGAACAGCAGTAATCCTACAGAGGACTCAGAGGGAGACTAGGTCAACCACAGGGAGAGGAATTTTAaagatagaacacacacactacaacacacactaacacattcaCTAAAAAGGGCTACTAACAAGAACGCAAATACTGTTTTGGGAACCAGACTTCTGGCCCCTGTAAAGAAAAGCTCAGACTTCGATGAGTCTGATCCAGGACCTGTGACTTCCTGTCATACTTACAGGCAGCTTCCTGCACCACCTGGGAAGCTAATGTGCAAACGAGGCGgcggacagaaaaaaacaaacaatgaaagatgaagaaaaaacaaaggaatgaaaagaaagaaagacaggccAAACTCAAACATGCAGCATGCACAAACAAAGTCTGGAAACAGGAGGACCTGGGGCGAGTCTAAATGATATCCTGGGCTGGATCCGACAGTGGTTAGGTTCTCCTAGCCAGCAGACAACAGCAGAGTGTGAGCAGAGCTTTTAACCAACGTGGCATGACTAACAGCATTACAGTGAGGAAAAACAAAGATCAGGAAAGAACACACCCTTCAACTGGGTCAGCTAGCTATTACATTGCAGTAAAATGTATAGTTAAATCTAAGAAGTTTGATACAGGAATGAAGAGTTCACACAGCCAGTTCAAGAGTACCAcaaggaaggaagagtgaaagaaagtaAGCTGTTAGGTCAGGTTAGTGGGTaaatattgtgtctgtgtgtgtgtgtgtgtgtgtgtgcatgcattcttACCTCATTCATGCCGGGTGTGATGGTTGGGGCAGCGATGAAGACCACGTAGGGAGCAAACTCCGCTGTACGTAAGACCTTCAGGGCCTAGGCGAGGAGAGAGTCATCAAGGGTTTACTACGTATTTACAGCTGCCTTGCACAATGCATTACAAACCTTACACTAAaccgtaccacacacacacacacgtcgcttCACTGTAACATCGCCAGCATACCGTTTTCAGGCATCTACATTTAAAACTTGAACATAGACAGATTGTGATTTGTGGACAGAAATTCCCATTAATCCTAGTTCACCTGGTATCCAATGGCGCCGCTAATGGATGTATATCAGAACATTGCCATGGTGACTTAGAGGTCACTGAGAGGTGACTGACTGACTTTCAGACCTCCTAGTATGCCTCAGAGAGAAATCAACTCCACAAATGACACCAATCACAGTGTGAGCAGGAGTGACTCATCGTGTCTCCTCGTGACTCACCTGGGGCTCCACGTCCAGGATGGCGATGTGGGTCTGCTCATGGATCTTGCGTATGGTCTCCAGACGCGTGCCGTACATGGCGTCCTCGTGACTGCCGTACTCCAGGTACTCGTTGTTGGAGATGTCCTGCATCATTTGGTCGTGCGATACAAAGTAGTAGTTCTTACCATTCTCCTCGTCCTTCTTTGGAGGTCTGGTTGTGTCTGTTCAGGGTGAAAGAGGAAAATATACATTCAGaaaaataaccacacacacacaccaacactatgGGAACCTTTTCATGGTCCTTATtcataacatatatatatgtatacacatacatacacatactataCTACTATAGAAATGATACACTacgttcagttttttttttgttttaaagatGAATGACATGATTTATAATCTGATGTACACAGGTATATAAACACAGAAAGACAGTATGTTACACTAGTTCCTTTGTTGAAAAGTATAAGTGGAACATCTTACGTGGAATGGGGTAGGCGAATCTGTCAGGGTGTTTGGTGATGAGCGTGTTTTTAATGTGTCGTCTGCCGACGCCGTGGGCTCCTAAGGTCACCATGCCAAAGagaaacaaacatcaaacatcaaacattACACTTCTCCGACAAAATAACACATATTTTGTTTAAAtttgtaaacaaaaaaacaagtcagCATCTAGGTCCAAGGTTTCCTGCCGGAGCGTAACCCACCTAACAACACTAGCGTTTTCCTCTTGAAGGCGGGCAGCTTGACCACCTCTTCATACGTGACGAGGTCTAGTTGATCAAATACTGTAGTGGGAGG
Protein-coding regions in this window:
- the nyx gene encoding nyctalopin, with protein sequence MLLIVIGVSFLLRPHVLALWACTRSCPPRCTCTEEKSCSVLCDHRAMVDLPKEFPCEASAINLDKNSLKFLAERAFGTLPSLRSLSLDHNNISFITPGAFKGLPNLVDLRMANNEYIRYLHTRTFTSLKRLVRLDLSNCNLFSMPDRIFLEQVDLRELFCFQNMFRRVPGPLRDMENLTHVYLERNRIEAVAYNSLLGLTSLKYLNLQENRINVIHDNSFQDLRKLENFFLNDNLLSDLPQYIFKGISSLKMLNLGGNFLTNVSKTWFGDLVELEVLYLDRNRLLYIEEGAFENLTSLITLHLNSNNLTVLPFPTFQPIYFVAHLYLFRNPWECDCNLEWLKEWMENYKLVRDIPCASPSSVASLDLSEVVYARLNGTCVDPVELNLTTAAPEFPTTENRLNSLISKLLQQELKEEATNSSESLRNGTDLAESQVSAGTRLFCSSQWLLLLLFACLHFGQPDASVVFSQHINRL